One stretch of Paraburkholderia fungorum DNA includes these proteins:
- a CDS encoding ComEA family DNA-binding protein, which produces MFRKILVTAAMLAAFGHAYAAVDVNTANEDALRGIKGIGPAKAKAILDERTAHGPFKDPADLGKRVKGMGGHTVERLQAEGLAVGPAGAAANAQAAASSQAKGTTVSADASKANSANPTVVVKK; this is translated from the coding sequence ATGTTTCGAAAAATTCTGGTTACCGCGGCCATGCTGGCCGCCTTCGGTCACGCGTACGCGGCGGTCGACGTCAACACGGCTAACGAAGATGCGCTGCGCGGCATCAAGGGCATCGGTCCGGCCAAAGCGAAAGCCATTCTCGACGAGCGTACAGCGCATGGTCCGTTCAAGGACCCGGCCGACCTCGGCAAGCGCGTCAAGGGCATGGGCGGGCATACCGTCGAGCGCCTGCAGGCGGAGGGTCTCGCTGTCGGTCCGGCTGGCGCGGCTGCTAACGCGCAGGCTGCGGCGTCTTCACAGGCCAAAGGCACGACTGTTTCGGCCGATGCGTCCAAAGCCAACTCCGCCAACCCCACGGTGGTCGTGAAGAAATAG